The DNA region TTCCGTGGGATCGACGTCGCCGCCATCACCGGCTCGCGCTGCTCGGCCGCCCAGGATGTAGACGTAGGCGAGGAAGGCCAGCTCGGCCGCGATGCCGATGGTGATGCGCCCCCAGGTCGGAAGACCAGAGGGGGTGACGAAGCCTTCGATGGCTCCGGAGACGAACAGGACCAGCGCGAGGCCGATGGCCATGCCGATCGCGGCCCGGCCCTGCTGTGCGAGGGCCGAACGCCGACTCTGCGGGCCCGGGTCGATCACCGTCCAGCCTAGGCGCAGGCCCGTCCCCGCGGCGACGAAGACAGCGGTGAGTTCGAGCAGGCCGTGCGGGAGGATCAGCCCCAGGAAGGTGTCGAGCCGGCCCGCTGAGGACATCAGGCCGATGCCGACCGCGAGGTTGAGCACGTTGATGAACAGGATCCAGATCACCGGGATGCAGAGGAACGCTCCCAGGACCAGGCACATGGCCGCGGCCTGGGCATTGTTCGTCCATACCTGGGCGGCGAACGAGGCGGC from Streptomyces sp. NBC_01591 includes:
- a CDS encoding stage II sporulation protein M, with the translated sequence MDLDVFVTAHRTEWDRLDHLLHRGRRLTGTEVDELVELYQRTATHLSLVQSSAPDPMLTARLTQLVARARATVTGTRRASWRDATRFLTAGFPAAVYRSRHWWIPTAVLSTLLAAVIGWWIGTHPEVQSAIAAPDDLRRLTSPGGEYETYYSSHPAASFAAQVWTNNAQAAAMCLVLGAFLCIPVIWILFINVLNLAVGIGLMSSAGRLDTFLGLILPHGLLELTAVFVAAGTGLRLGWTVIDPGPQSRRSALAQQGRAAIGMAIGLALVLFVSGAIEGFVTPSGLPTWGRITIGIAAELAFLAYVYILGGRAARAGDGGDVDPTERSAELPVAA